The DNA window AGTAGTGGAAAAACTTCTTGCCCTCAAAATCGAAAATAGTAGAATCACAAACTCCTAGTACTCCTTTTATTTCTCCGTTATTAAGTTGAAATAGCTTATCATCTAATCCGTTTGCATGTACTTCTCCCCAAAACTCAGGAATACCGGCCACATTCTCATCCTCATCAACACAAGCAAATTGTCTTCTAATCCCTACAATTTGGAAGGCTTCTTTTTCTACAATACTATACTTCATCGGTTCCGCTCCTTTCAAGCTCACTTGGATGACCAAGCGGTTATACGAATTGAGCCTCTCCTTGCTTCTTCTAGCCTCTAGGGGAGCAACCCCATGCTGTCGGCGGAAGGCTTTAGAGAACGACTCTGGAGTGTCATAACCATATTTAAAGGCAAGATCAATAATCTTACTATCTGTTCTACATAGCTCCTCAGCGGCAAGGGTCAGGCGACGTCGTCTGAGATATTCCCCAACCGTGATATCAGTTAAGAGGGTGAATGTCCGCTGAAAATGAAAGGGAGATACATTTGCTTGCTTAGATATGTCCTCAACAGTTATTTTTTCTAGCAAATGCTCCTCCATGTAGTTGATCGCTTTTTGTAATGATTCCACCCAAGCCATGATGCTCACTCCTTAAATAAATCGTAACAATTATTCCGCTATTGATCCTGTCATTTTTTGCTTTGTTTTGTCCGTTCATTGACCTTATCTTTCTATCATAGCATACATATTAGAAAAACCTTGCTTACCGCCAAGTCCTGGCGAAATCTTAGTTTTTCTTACTGCCTAAGAAAGTATAAAATTGATACAATAAAAAGCCTATCCTTCAATAAGGATAGGCACTAGATATGTAAAATTGTACGCTGAAGTAGGAAAGGCCTTTATCTTTTAAGTTAGATAAACTTAGAGTTCATCAAAGCCATTCGAATCAGAGGTCTTTGTATATTGTCTTGATTTTTGCTCAAAGAAGTCCGTTTTCCCTAGATCGACCTCTTGATAAGCGATAATCCAGCGTAGTGGGTTCTGATTAGGAACGTCAGGGAAAACCTGACGAGAGTGACCGATTTGGTTGCAGCGTTTATTGGCCATAAATTTAATGTATTGCTCTAGCTCAGGCATCGTAATGCCATTGATCTTATTCCCGATAACCTCACGACCCCATTCAATTTCTAGCTCTGCAGCCTCGCGGAACGTATCAATAGCAAACTTCTCTAATTCAGGCGTATTGGCTTCAGGATTTTCAGCTAGGATTTCCTTATAAATTTTCTCAAATAATCCGACATGGATTTGTTCATCACGGTTAATATAATTAATCATCGTGGATGAAGCTACCATCTTCTGATTTCTAGCTAAATTATAGAAGAAGGCAAAGCCGCTGTAGAAGAACAAGCCTTCTAAAATCACATCATAAATAATTGACTTTAATAGATTGTCTACAGAAGGGCTCTCAGCAAATGCCTTATACCCATTCGTTACAAACTCATTTCTTTTACGTAAAGTAGGCTCTGTTCTCCAATATTCAAACACTTCATCCTGCTTCTGCTTAGACACGATACTAGAAAGCACATAGGAATAGGAATGATTATGAATAACCTCCTGCTGTGCCAGAATAATCATTAAAGCGTTTAAGGAAGAGTCTGTTAAATAATCCGCTACTTTACTCGCATAATCTGATTGAACACTATCTAATAAGGCTAGCAAGCCAATAATTTTAAGAAAGGATTCCTGCTCCACCTCTGAAAGCTGAGGGAATTGTTTGATGTCCTTACTCATATTGATCTCAAAAGGAGTCCAAAAATTGGATAGCATCACTTTATATTTCGTGTAAGCCCAAGGGTAGCGTACATCATCCCAATTTAAAATATTTGAGCTTTTTCCATTTATAATAGCTGTTGCTCGGTTTGGTGCTTCTTCATCCATTAAAACACGTTTACTTAATTCCGTTGACAACTAAAACGCCTCCTTACTTCTAACCAAATAGTATAACTCAACGTTGCCGCTGTTTATTTTGCCTGCCTTTCACCCTGTAACGGACATTTTTGCTCTTCTGTCAATAAAGTAGACACAATAAGTTACGCAACTTCCTGATAATAGAGTTGCTCAAAGCGCACTGGTGACATGTAACCAATGGTAC is part of the Bacillus horti genome and encodes:
- a CDS encoding AraC family transcriptional regulator, which gives rise to MAWVESLQKAINYMEEHLLEKITVEDISKQANVSPFHFQRTFTLLTDITVGEYLRRRRLTLAAEELCRTDSKIIDLAFKYGYDTPESFSKAFRRQHGVAPLEARRSKERLNSYNRLVIQVSLKGAEPMKYSIVEKEAFQIVGIRRQFACVDEDENVAGIPEFWGEVHANGLDDKLFQLNNGEIKGVLGVCDSTIFDFEGKKFFHYWIATEVKGQLPKELPENFRNYEIPSSKWAIFEVHGPMPEAMQKTWKQIFSEWFPSNGYEPAGTPELEVYSNQNPSDSELYSEIWIPIK
- a CDS encoding ribonucleotide-diphosphate reductase subunit beta, producing MSTELSKRVLMDEEAPNRATAIINGKSSNILNWDDVRYPWAYTKYKVMLSNFWTPFEINMSKDIKQFPQLSEVEQESFLKIIGLLALLDSVQSDYASKVADYLTDSSLNALMIILAQQEVIHNHSYSYVLSSIVSKQKQDEVFEYWRTEPTLRKRNEFVTNGYKAFAESPSVDNLLKSIIYDVILEGLFFYSGFAFFYNLARNQKMVASSTMINYINRDEQIHVGLFEKIYKEILAENPEANTPELEKFAIDTFREAAELEIEWGREVIGNKINGITMPELEQYIKFMANKRCNQIGHSRQVFPDVPNQNPLRWIIAYQEVDLGKTDFFEQKSRQYTKTSDSNGFDEL